One region of Wyeomyia smithii strain HCP4-BCI-WySm-NY-G18 chromosome 3, ASM2978416v1, whole genome shotgun sequence genomic DNA includes:
- the LOC129727213 gene encoding uncharacterized protein LOC129727213 isoform X1 yields MGTLTSSSTTTTFPAPRSKICNTSSHEEETTEARQATATAAVVAVAAISTMDRNSRTDASGRSAALERAYVHDVYEHCEEPVGQIRPKVAQFLAGLEPGSVVCDVGCGNGRYLTGFNPTICTIGVDRCYRLAKVGRSKGSEVAICDNLELPFRDESFDAVLSLAVVHHFATTERRVGAIRELARILRIGGRVIITVWALEQRHRRFESQDVLVPWQPPRSKNSTVSDEEEDEDFLPPYHAYTEDSTNSSRSAGDGDSSSLSSSSPGETCYSFVRRAIQKLAGSKKSPWFLESWSSRETKHDSSLEYEDAKDLPIELRRLEDFDDVPEPPLSAGLKSRSLGSILNTPPKTIVRSRSSVPSLGAQIPESKTTPSEPSASRRPKLVKQKPSLCDDVDYKLCESAQAYRDIILRNESRIQLLRKQSSLNEELMAESRLREKERIRKRIQKQMSLNESFLCRSLFTKRLQVIKEEFTTKIKTSTGSLERVTKNGFVKIMQNIKATAQAHHGNTHPHSRSYDSYVPGYSPYSHDNRPVSHHLSRNNSMNNNGGGNGCNGTEKLGGMGTSQDDTKPRRHSRESGSESFRSTFIKRQRFADSSKDSSLQSDTSIESEDSFASVIYIPKPDQQHQQQSFSSAADGFCPGTTRLPSGPASPLVMPCPTPAHSPAPLHVNSVNESAECSKFSFEDATLLHRLDEISPPLSSSTTFVQSTYSSKIKLLKSPPSNALACTNSTTSTASSNNKTTSNNSNTCQTDGKILTTADKPPVQKITRQQIKDLPPIPKFRKSGNYPILRRQSSTSTAVPVVPKLLSLELFNPETDDLDSDYSEPSSPDSIDSVISALRPSGAPQSVPASQQQSTHPIATTIPPLVEAAAVVAHKLEDAVELVIKESECKPKLSNGTSESHSNTDDQDSDYTSCRQHLVDFAEKLSAQLLKELESEKEQREESFDENNKEYSDSKFRTKTLTLADAQPYLKKLNGDMRDLNQLRAELRERRLMLANLSHVGTSGLGGSNDSLGPSYGSSMTPIIQEESDDEEELIDSCDFEQDDFENSNGVRGAKLNSTKNDVFVIIPELDEDDADITTNDTALLIQEEESSEELPQNIDIEFLDESNSNNNSTNDSHLTSSRHILPLKTINLSSTQLSVNIVNSQQHNKSEASYSGGYCSSSQQSTSQQDATCMGGGANETSNSKKMPSTNESSIESHTSVDSWAHSNSSASLDSPSVGGSATHHRYYHVFREGELDALINHHVASLHIVSSYYERASWCVVAEKVQVWTI; encoded by the exons ATGGGCACGCTTACGTCGTCCTCGACGACAACCACCTTTCCTGCCCCAAGATCGAAAATTTGCAACACGAGCAGCCATGAAG AGGAAACGACTGAAGCCCGTCAGGCAACGGCCACGGCAGCGGTGGTGGCGGTGGCAGCGATATCCACCATGGACCGAAACAGTCGAACTGACGCCAGTGGCCGATCAGCAGCACTTGAAAGAGCCTATGTGCACGATGTGTACGAGCACTGCGAAGAACCGGTTGGCCAAATACGACCGAAAGTGGCACAATTCCTAGCAGGACTTGAACCCGGCTCAGTAGTGTGCGACGTCGGATGTGGAAATGGTCGCTATCTCACCGGTTTCAACCCTACTATCTGTACCATTGGTGTTGACCGATGCTACCGACTAGCGAAGGTCGGACGCAGTAAAGGATCGGAG GTAGCAATATGTGATAATCTGGAACTGCCATTTAGAGATGAATCGTTTGATGCTGTTCTTTCACTGGCTGTTGTACATCATTTTGCCACCACAGAGCGCCGAGTCGGGGCAATACGGGAACTGGCACGAATCCTGCGCATAGGCGGTCGCGTTATCATAACTGTTTGGGCCTTAGAACAACGACACAGACGTTTCGAGTCTCAGGATGTGCTAGTTCCTTGGCAACCACCCCGTTCTAAAAATTCCACTGTGTCTGACGAAGAAGAAGACGAAGACTTCCTTCCGCCATACCACGCGTATACGGAGGATTCGACGAACTCAAGCCGCTCCGCTGGTGATGGTGACAGTTCCAGTTTATCATCCTCGTCGCCGGGAGAGACGTGCTACAGCTTCGTTAGAAGAGCTATACAG AAACTAGCTGGAAGTAAGAAAAGCCCATGGTTTTTGGAATCGTGGAGCTCGCGTGAAACAAAACACGACAGCAGTTTGGAATACGAGGATGCCAAGGATCTACCAATTGAACTGAGACGTCTAGAGGATTTCGATGACGTTCCGGAGCCACCATTATCTGCTGGCCTGAAAAGCCGGAGCTTAGGTAGTATATTAAATACACCACCAAAAACCATAGTTAGATCACGTTCAAGTGTACCAAGTTTAGGTGCTCAAATACCTGAATCCAAAACAACACCTAGTGAGCCATCAGCATCCCGAAGACCAAAGCTTGTTAAACAGAAACCATCTCTATGCGATGACGTAGATTACAAACTGTGCGAATCAGCACAGGCATACCGGGACATTATATTACGTAACGAGTCTAGAATTCAACTGTTAAGAAAACAAAGCTCTCTGAATGAGGAGCTCATGGCTGAAAGCCGACTACGCGAGAAGGAGCGAATTCGGAAACGGATACAAAAACAAATGTCCTTGAACGAATCTTTCCTTTGTCGTTCACTGTTCACGAAACGACTCCAAGTGATCAAGGAAGAGTttactacaaaaataaaaacatcaactggtAGCCTAGAGCGAGTGACGAAGAATGGATTTGTTAAGATAATGCAAAACATAAAAGCTACCGCTCAAGCTCACCATGGCAATACACATCCACATAGCCGATCTTACGACTCGTACGTGCCCGGATATTCGCCATACAGTCACGATAACCGTCCTGTAAGTCACCATCTTTCTAGAAACAATTCTATGAACAACAATGGTGGTGGTAATGGCTGTAACGGCACTGAGAAGCTCGGAGGTATGGGTACCAGCCAGGATGACACAAAACCACGACGCCATTCCAGAGAAAGCGGCTCCG AAAGTTTTCGTTCCACTTTCATTAAACGTCAACGTTTTGCGG ATTCTTCAAAAGACAGCAGCCTACAAAGTGATACAAGTATCGAATCTGAAGACAGTTTTGCCTCTGTGATCTACATTCCGAAACCAGACCAGCAACATCAACAACAGTCGTTTAGCTCAGCAGCTGATGGGTTTTGTCCCGGTACAACACGATTGCCTTCGGGACCTGCATCTCCGCTTGTAATGCCCTGTCCAACACCAGCCCATTCCCCCGCCCCGCTACATGTTAATTCGGTCAACGAAAGCGCAGAATGCAGCAAATTCAGTTTCGAAGATGCTACACTTTTGCATAGATTAGACGAAATTTCGCCACCATTATCATCATCAACAACATTTGTACAAAGCACGTATAGCTCTAAAATTAAATTACTTAAATCCCCGCCTTCAAATGCTTTGGCTTGCACGAATTCAACGACTTCAACTGCTTCTAGCAACAACAAGACCACGTCCAACAATAGTAATACTTGCCAAACCGATGGTAAAATATTAACAACGGCTGATAAACCTCCAGTACAGAAAATTACTCGACAGCAAATCAAAGATTTGCCGCCGATTCCTAAATTTCGGAAAAGTGGCAACTATCCGATACTGCGTCGGCAGTCCTCCACTAGCACAGCGGTGCCTGTAGTGCCAAAATTATTATCACTAGAATTATTCAACCCAGAAACTGATGACTTGGACAGCGATTATAGCGAGCCATCATCGCCGGATTCAATTGATAGTGTTATAAGCGCCTTACGACCGTCAGGAGCCCCTCAATCGGTTCCCGCTAGTCAACAACAGTCTACTCATCCAATAGCAACAACTATTCCTCCGCTAGTTGAAGCAGCCGCTGTCGTTGCTCACAAGTTAGAAGATGCTGTTGAATTGGTAATTAAAGAGAGCGAATGCAAACCTAAACTATCAAACGGGACATCTGAATCACACAGCAATACGGATGATCAGGATTCCGATTATACTTCCTGCAGGCAGCACCTGGTGGATTTTGCAGAAAAACTAAGTGCTCAACTATTGAAGGAACTTGAGAGTGAAAAAGAACAGCGAGAAGAATCTTTCGATGAAAACAATAAGGAGTACAGTGATAGCAAGTTTCGAACTAAAACACTTACACTAGCGGACGCACagccatatttgaaaaaactgAATGGAGACATGAGAGATTTAAACCAACTACGAGCAGAGCTTCGAGAAAGAAGACTCATGCTTGCGAACTTGAGTCATGTGGGGACGAGCGGTTTAGGTGGAAGCAACGATTCGCTAGGACCCAGCTACGGATCATCAATGACACCAATCATTCAAGAGGAATCAGACGACGAAGAGGAGCTTATCGATTCTTGTGATTTCGAGCAGGATGATTTCGAAAACAGCAATGGAGTGCGGGGTGCCAAGTTGAATTCAACAAAAAACGATGTATTTGTGATTATTCCAGAGTTGGACGAAGACGATGCTGACATAACAACAAACGATACAGCTTTACTGATACAGGAAGAGGAAAGCTCGGAGGAGCTTCCTCAAAACATTGATATAGAATTTCTAGACGAAAGTAACAGTAACAATAATAGTACGAATGATAGTCATTTAACTAGCAGTAGACATATTTTACCTCTGAAAACTATCAATTTGAGCTCCACTCAGTTGAGTGTTAACATTGTAAACTCTCAACAACACAACAAATCGGAAGCCAGCTATAGCGGTGGATACTGTTCGAGCAGCCAACAATCCACTTCCCAACAAGACGCTACGTGTATGGGAGGAGGAGCCAATGAAACTAGCAATAGCAAAAAAATGCCTAGTACCAATGAATCATCAATTGAATCTCACACTAGTGTTGACTCTTGGGCTCATTCAAATAGTTCGGCCTCGTTGGATAGCCCCTCAGTGGGGGGCTCGGCCACACATCATCGCTACTATCACGTATTTCGGGAGGGTGAGTTAGATGCGCTCATCAACCACCACGTGGCTAGTTTACATATTGTTTCATCTTACTATGAACGGGCGTCGTGGTGTGTAGTAGCCGAAAAAGTTCAAGTTTGGACTATATAA
- the LOC129727213 gene encoding uncharacterized protein LOC129727213 isoform X7, whose product MDRNSRTDASGRSAALERAYVHDVYEHCEEPVGQIRPKVAQFLAGLEPGSVVCDVGCGNGRYLTGFNPTICTIGVDRCYRLAKVGRSKGSEVAICDNLELPFRDESFDAVLSLAVVHHFATTERRVGAIRELARILRIGGRVIITVWALEQRHRRFESQDVLVPWQPPRSKNSTVSDEEEDEDFLPPYHAYTEDSTNSSRSAGDGDSSSLSSSSPGETCYSFVRRAIQKLAGSKKSPWFLESWSSRETKHDSSLEYEDAKDLPIELRRLEDFDDVPEPPLSAGLKSRSLGSILNTPPKTIVRSRSSVPSLGAQIPESKTTPSEPSASRRPKLVKQKPSLCDDVDYKLCESAQAYRDIILRNESRIQLLRKQSSLNEELMAESRLREKERIRKRIQKQMSLNESFLCRSLFTKRLQVIKEEFTTKIKTSTGSLERVTKNGFVKIMQNIKATAQAHHGNTHPHSRSYDSYVPGYSPYSHDNRPVSHHLSRNNSMNNNGGGNGCNGTEKLGGMGTSQDDTKPRRHSRESGSESFRSTFIKRQRFADSSKDSSLQSDTSIESEDSFASVIYIPKPDQQHQQQSFSSAADGFCPGTTRLPSGPASPLVMPCPTPAHSPAPLHVNSVNESAECSKFSFEDATLLHRLDEISPPLSSSTTFVQSTYSSKIKLLKSPPSNALACTNSTTSTASSNNKTTSNNSNTCQTDGKILTTADKPPVQKITRQQIKDLPPIPKFRKSGNYPILRRQSSTSTAVPVVPKLLSLELFNPETDDLDSDYSEPSSPDSIDSVISALRPSGAPQSVPASQQQSTHPIATTIPPLVEAAAVVAHKLEDAVELVIKESECKPKLSNGTSESHSNTDDQDSDYTSCRQHLVDFAEKLSAQLLKELESEKEQREESFDENNKEYSDSKFRTKTLTLADAQPYLKKLNGDMRDLNQLRAELRERRLMLANLSHVGTSGLGGSNDSLGPSYGSSMTPIIQEESDDEEELIDSCDFEQDDFENSNGVRGAKLNSTKNDVFVIIPELDEDDADITTNDTALLIQEEESSEELPQNIDIEFLDESNSNNNSTNDSHLTSSRHILPLKTINLSSTQLSVNIVNSQQHNKSEASYSGGYCSSSQQSTSQQDATCMGGGANETSNSKKMPSTNESSIESHTSVDSWAHSNSSASLDSPSVGGSATHHRYYHVFREGELDALINHHVASLHIVSSYYERASWCVVAEKVQVWTI is encoded by the exons ATGGACCGAAACAGTCGAACTGACGCCAGTGGCCGATCAGCAGCACTTGAAAGAGCCTATGTGCACGATGTGTACGAGCACTGCGAAGAACCGGTTGGCCAAATACGACCGAAAGTGGCACAATTCCTAGCAGGACTTGAACCCGGCTCAGTAGTGTGCGACGTCGGATGTGGAAATGGTCGCTATCTCACCGGTTTCAACCCTACTATCTGTACCATTGGTGTTGACCGATGCTACCGACTAGCGAAGGTCGGACGCAGTAAAGGATCGGAG GTAGCAATATGTGATAATCTGGAACTGCCATTTAGAGATGAATCGTTTGATGCTGTTCTTTCACTGGCTGTTGTACATCATTTTGCCACCACAGAGCGCCGAGTCGGGGCAATACGGGAACTGGCACGAATCCTGCGCATAGGCGGTCGCGTTATCATAACTGTTTGGGCCTTAGAACAACGACACAGACGTTTCGAGTCTCAGGATGTGCTAGTTCCTTGGCAACCACCCCGTTCTAAAAATTCCACTGTGTCTGACGAAGAAGAAGACGAAGACTTCCTTCCGCCATACCACGCGTATACGGAGGATTCGACGAACTCAAGCCGCTCCGCTGGTGATGGTGACAGTTCCAGTTTATCATCCTCGTCGCCGGGAGAGACGTGCTACAGCTTCGTTAGAAGAGCTATACAG AAACTAGCTGGAAGTAAGAAAAGCCCATGGTTTTTGGAATCGTGGAGCTCGCGTGAAACAAAACACGACAGCAGTTTGGAATACGAGGATGCCAAGGATCTACCAATTGAACTGAGACGTCTAGAGGATTTCGATGACGTTCCGGAGCCACCATTATCTGCTGGCCTGAAAAGCCGGAGCTTAGGTAGTATATTAAATACACCACCAAAAACCATAGTTAGATCACGTTCAAGTGTACCAAGTTTAGGTGCTCAAATACCTGAATCCAAAACAACACCTAGTGAGCCATCAGCATCCCGAAGACCAAAGCTTGTTAAACAGAAACCATCTCTATGCGATGACGTAGATTACAAACTGTGCGAATCAGCACAGGCATACCGGGACATTATATTACGTAACGAGTCTAGAATTCAACTGTTAAGAAAACAAAGCTCTCTGAATGAGGAGCTCATGGCTGAAAGCCGACTACGCGAGAAGGAGCGAATTCGGAAACGGATACAAAAACAAATGTCCTTGAACGAATCTTTCCTTTGTCGTTCACTGTTCACGAAACGACTCCAAGTGATCAAGGAAGAGTttactacaaaaataaaaacatcaactggtAGCCTAGAGCGAGTGACGAAGAATGGATTTGTTAAGATAATGCAAAACATAAAAGCTACCGCTCAAGCTCACCATGGCAATACACATCCACATAGCCGATCTTACGACTCGTACGTGCCCGGATATTCGCCATACAGTCACGATAACCGTCCTGTAAGTCACCATCTTTCTAGAAACAATTCTATGAACAACAATGGTGGTGGTAATGGCTGTAACGGCACTGAGAAGCTCGGAGGTATGGGTACCAGCCAGGATGACACAAAACCACGACGCCATTCCAGAGAAAGCGGCTCCG AAAGTTTTCGTTCCACTTTCATTAAACGTCAACGTTTTGCGG ATTCTTCAAAAGACAGCAGCCTACAAAGTGATACAAGTATCGAATCTGAAGACAGTTTTGCCTCTGTGATCTACATTCCGAAACCAGACCAGCAACATCAACAACAGTCGTTTAGCTCAGCAGCTGATGGGTTTTGTCCCGGTACAACACGATTGCCTTCGGGACCTGCATCTCCGCTTGTAATGCCCTGTCCAACACCAGCCCATTCCCCCGCCCCGCTACATGTTAATTCGGTCAACGAAAGCGCAGAATGCAGCAAATTCAGTTTCGAAGATGCTACACTTTTGCATAGATTAGACGAAATTTCGCCACCATTATCATCATCAACAACATTTGTACAAAGCACGTATAGCTCTAAAATTAAATTACTTAAATCCCCGCCTTCAAATGCTTTGGCTTGCACGAATTCAACGACTTCAACTGCTTCTAGCAACAACAAGACCACGTCCAACAATAGTAATACTTGCCAAACCGATGGTAAAATATTAACAACGGCTGATAAACCTCCAGTACAGAAAATTACTCGACAGCAAATCAAAGATTTGCCGCCGATTCCTAAATTTCGGAAAAGTGGCAACTATCCGATACTGCGTCGGCAGTCCTCCACTAGCACAGCGGTGCCTGTAGTGCCAAAATTATTATCACTAGAATTATTCAACCCAGAAACTGATGACTTGGACAGCGATTATAGCGAGCCATCATCGCCGGATTCAATTGATAGTGTTATAAGCGCCTTACGACCGTCAGGAGCCCCTCAATCGGTTCCCGCTAGTCAACAACAGTCTACTCATCCAATAGCAACAACTATTCCTCCGCTAGTTGAAGCAGCCGCTGTCGTTGCTCACAAGTTAGAAGATGCTGTTGAATTGGTAATTAAAGAGAGCGAATGCAAACCTAAACTATCAAACGGGACATCTGAATCACACAGCAATACGGATGATCAGGATTCCGATTATACTTCCTGCAGGCAGCACCTGGTGGATTTTGCAGAAAAACTAAGTGCTCAACTATTGAAGGAACTTGAGAGTGAAAAAGAACAGCGAGAAGAATCTTTCGATGAAAACAATAAGGAGTACAGTGATAGCAAGTTTCGAACTAAAACACTTACACTAGCGGACGCACagccatatttgaaaaaactgAATGGAGACATGAGAGATTTAAACCAACTACGAGCAGAGCTTCGAGAAAGAAGACTCATGCTTGCGAACTTGAGTCATGTGGGGACGAGCGGTTTAGGTGGAAGCAACGATTCGCTAGGACCCAGCTACGGATCATCAATGACACCAATCATTCAAGAGGAATCAGACGACGAAGAGGAGCTTATCGATTCTTGTGATTTCGAGCAGGATGATTTCGAAAACAGCAATGGAGTGCGGGGTGCCAAGTTGAATTCAACAAAAAACGATGTATTTGTGATTATTCCAGAGTTGGACGAAGACGATGCTGACATAACAACAAACGATACAGCTTTACTGATACAGGAAGAGGAAAGCTCGGAGGAGCTTCCTCAAAACATTGATATAGAATTTCTAGACGAAAGTAACAGTAACAATAATAGTACGAATGATAGTCATTTAACTAGCAGTAGACATATTTTACCTCTGAAAACTATCAATTTGAGCTCCACTCAGTTGAGTGTTAACATTGTAAACTCTCAACAACACAACAAATCGGAAGCCAGCTATAGCGGTGGATACTGTTCGAGCAGCCAACAATCCACTTCCCAACAAGACGCTACGTGTATGGGAGGAGGAGCCAATGAAACTAGCAATAGCAAAAAAATGCCTAGTACCAATGAATCATCAATTGAATCTCACACTAGTGTTGACTCTTGGGCTCATTCAAATAGTTCGGCCTCGTTGGATAGCCCCTCAGTGGGGGGCTCGGCCACACATCATCGCTACTATCACGTATTTCGGGAGGGTGAGTTAGATGCGCTCATCAACCACCACGTGGCTAGTTTACATATTGTTTCATCTTACTATGAACGGGCGTCGTGGTGTGTAGTAGCCGAAAAAGTTCAAGTTTGGACTATATAA